In Scophthalmus maximus strain ysfricsl-2021 chromosome 5, ASM2237912v1, whole genome shotgun sequence, a single window of DNA contains:
- the tal1 gene encoding T-cell acute lymphocytic leukemia protein 1 homolog isoform X1: protein MTHSQNGSTYTVTSTTRRVRSRGVERVKMMEKRQPELCPGSPDAESGPGKREEDSIIPRQNGCKEDEEPRRGEAGEGRGGSFKGIEETDDVPLQNSSNGTSISIIINGVAKETASHNALDLKREVPVIELSRRDAIKALEQRTESHLVPITELRRPPPLPLPPPHRDDARMVQLSPTAFPVPARAMLYNLAQPLAAINSLGGESEQYSMYPSNRVKRRPAPYEVELDEGRRILDLYKYAGQPKIVRRIFTNSRERWRQQNVNGAFAELRKLIPTHPPDKKLSKNEILRLAMKYISFLSNLLEDQDGGRNVGSTTDGETGLLVGAHEGGPQGGPHQDTVVGLARDDLLETMSPGSSCGSLPDGDAEGSPESFMEDQDSPPAPRTLTASRGATLHLAARDLRRNGRPLDGSSRR from the exons ATGACCCACTCACAAAATGGCTCCACTTACACAGTAACATCAACAACACGGCGGGTGCG GAGTAGAGGAGTCGAGCGAGTGAAAATGATGGAAAAACGGCAGCCGGAGCTGTGTCCCGGGAGTCCCGACGCAGAGTCCGGTCCTGGAAAACGGGAGGAGGACTCCATCATCCCCAGACAGAACGGATgcaaggaggacgaggagccgaggagaggggaggcgggggaggggagaggggggagctTCAAGGGGATAGAGGAGACGGATGACGTTCCTCTGCAGAACTCGAGCAACGGGaccagcatcagcatcatcatcaatgGCGTTGCCAAGGAAACTGCCTCTCACAACGCCCTTGACCTGAAAAGGGAAGTGCCGGTGATCGAGCTCTCCAGGAGGGACGCTATAAAAGCGCTGGAGCAGAGGACTGAGAGCCATTTGGTGCCGATCACGGAACTTCGCAGACCTCcaccgctgccgctgccgccgccgcaccGAGACGACGCTCGAATGGTCCAACTGAGTCCAACCGCGTTTCCTGTCCCGGCCCGGGCGATGCTCTACAACCTGGCGCAGCCTCTCGCCGCCATCAACAG TCTCGGAGGGGAGTCGGAACAGTACAGCATGTACCCCAGCAACAGGGTAAAGCGCCGACCGGCGCCTTATGAGGTTGAACTCGACGAGGGTAGGCGCATTTTAGATCTTTATAAGTATG CTGGCCAGCCAAAGATTGTCCGTCGCATCTTCACTAATAGTCGTGAACGCTGGCGGCAGCAGAATGTAAACGGGGCGTTCGCCGAGCTCCGCAAACTCATCCCCACGCACCCTCCGGACAAGAAGCTCAGCAAGAACGAGATCCTCCGGCTGGCTATGAAGTACATCAGCTTCCTCTCCAACCTCCTCGAGGACCAGGACGGAGGGCGGAATGTTGGCAGCACAACTGATGGGGAAACAGGGCTGCTGGTTGGGGCCCATGAGGGGGGCCCTCAGGGCGGACCACATCAGGACACAGTGGTGGGCCTGGCCAGGGATGACCTTCTGGAGACAATGTCACCAGGCTCCAGCTGTGGAAGCCTGCCCGACGGCGATGCGGAGGGGAGCCCAGAGAGCTTTATGGAGGACCAggactcacctccagcaccaaGGACTCTAACGGCTTCTCGCGGGGCCACACTGCATCTAGCTGCTAGGGATCTGAGGCGCAACGGACGCCCGTTGGACGGCTCCAGTCGCCGATGA
- the tal1 gene encoding T-cell acute lymphocytic leukemia protein 1 homolog isoform X2 yields MTHSQNGSTYTVTSTTRRVRSRGVERVKMMEKRQPELCPGSPDAESGPGKREEDSIIPRQNGCKEDEEPRRGEAGEGRGGSFKGIEETDDVPLQNSSNGTSISIIINGVAKETASHNALDLKREVPVIELSRRDAIKALEQRTESHLVPITELRRPPPLPLPPPHRDDARMVQLSPTAFPVPARAMLYNLAQPLAAINSLGGESEQYSMYPSNRVKRRPAPYEVELDEAGQPKIVRRIFTNSRERWRQQNVNGAFAELRKLIPTHPPDKKLSKNEILRLAMKYISFLSNLLEDQDGGRNVGSTTDGETGLLVGAHEGGPQGGPHQDTVVGLARDDLLETMSPGSSCGSLPDGDAEGSPESFMEDQDSPPAPRTLTASRGATLHLAARDLRRNGRPLDGSSRR; encoded by the exons ATGACCCACTCACAAAATGGCTCCACTTACACAGTAACATCAACAACACGGCGGGTGCG GAGTAGAGGAGTCGAGCGAGTGAAAATGATGGAAAAACGGCAGCCGGAGCTGTGTCCCGGGAGTCCCGACGCAGAGTCCGGTCCTGGAAAACGGGAGGAGGACTCCATCATCCCCAGACAGAACGGATgcaaggaggacgaggagccgaggagaggggaggcgggggaggggagaggggggagctTCAAGGGGATAGAGGAGACGGATGACGTTCCTCTGCAGAACTCGAGCAACGGGaccagcatcagcatcatcatcaatgGCGTTGCCAAGGAAACTGCCTCTCACAACGCCCTTGACCTGAAAAGGGAAGTGCCGGTGATCGAGCTCTCCAGGAGGGACGCTATAAAAGCGCTGGAGCAGAGGACTGAGAGCCATTTGGTGCCGATCACGGAACTTCGCAGACCTCcaccgctgccgctgccgccgccgcaccGAGACGACGCTCGAATGGTCCAACTGAGTCCAACCGCGTTTCCTGTCCCGGCCCGGGCGATGCTCTACAACCTGGCGCAGCCTCTCGCCGCCATCAACAG TCTCGGAGGGGAGTCGGAACAGTACAGCATGTACCCCAGCAACAGGGTAAAGCGCCGACCGGCGCCTTATGAGGTTGAACTCGACGAGG CTGGCCAGCCAAAGATTGTCCGTCGCATCTTCACTAATAGTCGTGAACGCTGGCGGCAGCAGAATGTAAACGGGGCGTTCGCCGAGCTCCGCAAACTCATCCCCACGCACCCTCCGGACAAGAAGCTCAGCAAGAACGAGATCCTCCGGCTGGCTATGAAGTACATCAGCTTCCTCTCCAACCTCCTCGAGGACCAGGACGGAGGGCGGAATGTTGGCAGCACAACTGATGGGGAAACAGGGCTGCTGGTTGGGGCCCATGAGGGGGGCCCTCAGGGCGGACCACATCAGGACACAGTGGTGGGCCTGGCCAGGGATGACCTTCTGGAGACAATGTCACCAGGCTCCAGCTGTGGAAGCCTGCCCGACGGCGATGCGGAGGGGAGCCCAGAGAGCTTTATGGAGGACCAggactcacctccagcaccaaGGACTCTAACGGCTTCTCGCGGGGCCACACTGCATCTAGCTGCTAGGGATCTGAGGCGCAACGGACGCCCGTTGGACGGCTCCAGTCGCCGATGA
- the otol1a gene encoding otolin-1-A, which translates to MLSFRLIFLTTLLVVLMGALTSSARTTRKPQSSKKPPRAGSSSGGGGGGGGRRTTTTTTSPYSSQHTEETTEVMMDTYSLSPTDSTTYSSESYSTEFHTDAIAPPGNTDGNYTLDYNECFFNMCECCPPERGPVGPVGERGPPGPLGERGPPGLPGVNGEIGPRGPLGAAGLPGANGLNGDIGEKGDQGPVGLSGIPGVPGTPGEKGDPGPRGEKGERGFIGLKGDLGESGRPGMNGTKGSTGDEGPMGPPGIVGTKGQKGEQGPTGECLPGEKGGKGDLGERGPPGLSGEKGPPGVNGTDGANGERGDPGPPGGKGDVGARGPPGPLGGRGMAGLRGERGPKGGRGPRGPKGQPGESVEQVRSAFSVGLFPSRSFPPPGVPVKFDKVFYNGEGHWDTAANKFNATYPGVYLFTYHITVRNRPVRTALVVNGLRKLRTRDSLYGQDIDQASNLVLLPLSEGDQVWLETLRDWNGIYSSSEDDSTFSGFLLYPDSKTKPVAVENL; encoded by the exons ATGCTTTCCTTTCGCCTTATCTTCCTCACCACGCTTCTCGTGGTCCTGATGGGTGCGCTGACCTCCAGTGCCAGAACCACGCGCAAACCTCAAAGCAGCAAGAAGCCCCCCCGAGCTGGTAGCAGCAgcggtggaggtgggggtgggggtggaagACGaaccacgaccacgaccacgtCACCTTACAGCAGCCAGCACACAGAAGAGACAACTGAGGTAATGATGGACACTTATTCCTTGTCACCAACAGACAGTACCACCTACTCTAGCGAATCCTACTCCACCGAGTTCCACACGGATGCCATAGCGCCTCCCGGGAACACCGACGGAAACTATACCCTCGACTACAATGAGTGCTTCTTCAACATGTGTGAGTGCTGTCCACCAGAGAGAGGCCCTGTTGGGCCCGTCGGAGAGAGAGGGCCACCAGGTCCGCTGGGAGAAAGGGGCCCTCCTG GGTTGCCAGGAGTGAATGGAGAAATAGGGCCCAGAGGTCCTCTAGGAGCAGCAGGACTACCCGGAGCCAACGGACTCAATGGTGACATAG GTGAAAAAGGTGATCAAGGACCTGTGGGTCTTTCTGGTATCCCCGGGGTCCCAGGAACACCAGGAGAAAAAG GTGACCCTGGccccagaggagagaaaggtgAACGTGGCTTCATTGGTCTGAAAGGGGACctgggagaaagtggaaggCCTGGCATGAATGGGACCAAGGGCAGCACTGGGGACGAGGGGCCTATGGGTCCCCCAGGTATAGTTGGGACAAAGGGTCAGAAAGGTGAACAAGGACCTACAGGCGAGTGTTTACCGGGTGAGAAAGGAGGGAAAGGTGATTTGGGGGAACGTGGGCCCCCTGGTCTTAGTGGAGAGAAGGGCCCCCCAGGAGTGAATGGAACTGATGGTGcaaacggagagagaggagacccAGGGCCTCCAGGAGGGAAGGGGGATGTTGGGGCGAGAGGGCCCCCAGGACCTCTAGGTGGGAGGGGTATGGCAGGGCTTAGGGGGGAGAGGGGGCCCAAAGGTGGGCGTGGACCTCGTGGCCCTAAAGGCCAACCAGGTGAGAGTGTGGAGCAGGTTCGCTCTGCCTTCAGCGTGGGCTTGTTCCCCAGCAGGTCCTTCCCTCCGCCTGGTGTACCTGTGAAGTTTGATAAGGTCTTTTATAACGGCGAGGGGCACTGGGACACAGCGGCTAACAAGTTCAATGCCACCTACCCAGGGGTCTACTTATTTACTTACCACATCACTGTGCGCAACCGGCCTGTGCGCACTGCCCTGGTGGTGAATGGGCTGCGGAAGCTGCGCACTCGGGACTCCCTCTATGGCCAAGACATCGACCAGGCGTCCAACCTCGTACTGCTGCCGCTGAGCGAGGGCGACCAGGTGTGGCTGGAGACGCTGCGAGACTGGAATGGAATCTATTCCAGCAGCGAGGATGACAGCACGTTCTCCGGCTTCTTGCTTTACCCAGATTCAAAGACCAAACCTGTTGCCGTAGAAAACCTGTGA